A single window of Bacillota bacterium DNA harbors:
- a CDS encoding redoxin domain-containing protein, protein MSVDSVFVHKMWNDHELSKMIGKDIPFPMLSDQDGKIGKMYGVYDEDGGVETRGRFIIDPDGIVRGFEVLTPPVGRNVKETIRQIQAFQLVRNSKGAEATPAGWKPGKQTLKPGPDLVGNVWKVWKVSQAFDD, encoded by the coding sequence ATGAGTGTGGACAGCGTTTTTGTGCATAAAATGTGGAATGACCATGAACTGTCGAAGATGATCGGCAAAGACATACCTTTTCCCATGTTATCGGATCAGGATGGGAAGATCGGCAAAATGTACGGCGTCTATGATGAAGACGGCGGGGTGGAAACAAGAGGCCGCTTTATCATCGACCCTGATGGCATTGTACGAGGATTTGAAGTGCTGACGCCGCCAGTGGGCAGAAATGTGAAGGAGACCATCAGACAGATTCAAGCTTTTCAGCTAGTCAGGAATTCTAAGGGTGCAGAAGCTACTCCGGCCGGCTGGAAACCGGGCAAGCAGACGCTCAAGCCAGGCCCGGATCTGGTGGGCAACGTATGGAAAGTATGGAAAGTAAGCCAGGCTTTTGACGACTAG
- a CDS encoding fumarylacetoacetate hydrolase family protein — translation MRLVTYEYQDQFCIGIVVGDQAVDLLAGMAAAGKGGYLPEDCDLKTFLGLEQGLEYALQVEEMARTSPGWLTEVGLPLDQVVLKAPITNPNKVIGIGLNYRDHAEESNLPLPQEPVIFGKYANSVIGPDENILLPVGLTDRVDYEAELAVVIGRRAYNISEEEVLDYIAGYTNLNDVSARDLQMRDGQWMKGKCLDTFAPMGPWLVTKDEIQNPENLKIELRLNGKTMQSSSTRHLIFGVAHLVSFLSKLMTLDPGDVIATGTPAGVGFVRKPPVFLRPGDIVEVEIEGLGVLRNGVAHRVSF, via the coding sequence ATGAGACTTGTAACTTATGAGTATCAAGACCAGTTTTGTATCGGCATAGTTGTTGGCGATCAGGCAGTAGACCTTCTGGCAGGCATGGCTGCTGCTGGCAAGGGAGGATACCTGCCGGAAGACTGTGATCTGAAGACGTTCTTGGGCTTGGAACAGGGCTTGGAGTATGCACTTCAAGTAGAAGAGATGGCAAGAACCAGCCCAGGATGGCTAACTGAAGTGGGCCTGCCTTTAGATCAGGTGGTGCTTAAGGCGCCGATTACTAACCCTAATAAGGTTATCGGTATCGGCTTAAACTACCGTGACCATGCCGAGGAAAGCAATTTGCCGTTACCGCAGGAACCGGTTATCTTCGGTAAATATGCTAACTCTGTCATTGGACCGGATGAGAATATTCTCTTGCCCGTGGGTTTAACTGATAGAGTAGATTATGAGGCCGAACTGGCGGTGGTGATCGGCCGGCGGGCCTATAATATAAGTGAAGAAGAGGTGCTGGACTATATAGCCGGCTATACCAATCTCAACGATGTCAGCGCTCGGGATCTGCAGATGCGTGACGGGCAGTGGATGAAAGGCAAGTGCTTGGATACGTTTGCGCCGATGGGGCCTTGGCTGGTGACCAAAGATGAGATACAAAACCCGGAAAACCTCAAGATAGAACTGCGCCTGAATGGAAAAACCATGCAGTCCTCGAGTACACGCCATTTGATATTTGGTGTTGCGCACTTGGTTTCTTTTCTGTCTAAGCTGATGACCTTAGACCCTGGCGATGTAATTGCCACCGGCACCCCGGCCGGAGTGGGTTTTGTGCGCAAGCCGCCGGTTTTCCTTCGCCCCGGGGATATAGTGGAGGTGGAGATTGAAGGCTTGGGTGTGCTTAGAAATGGCGTGGCTCACCGGGTTTCTTTTTAG